In Candidatus Contubernalis alkalaceticus, the following proteins share a genomic window:
- a CDS encoding PadR family transcriptional regulator: protein MGNYLDKSYWNGLLKIGLSRFLILRVLYGRPLHCYVITRFITQLTDGNCSPSEGSLYPVLNDFLSEGYVTCSISTVAGRKRKVYTLTQKGIKAYYTAIESWHEMTRVLIEKKKHTG from the coding sequence ATGGGAAACTATCTTGACAAAAGTTACTGGAACGGACTATTAAAAATTGGTCTCTCCCGTTTTTTAATTCTCCGTGTACTTTACGGCAGGCCATTGCACTGTTATGTCATAACCAGGTTCATTACACAGCTGACTGATGGAAATTGTTCTCCGTCAGAAGGTTCGCTCTATCCTGTTCTGAATGACTTTTTGTCCGAGGGTTACGTTACCTGTAGTATTAGTACAGTTGCAGGACGGAAAAGAAAAGTATATACATTGACACAAAAAGGAATTAAGGCCTATTATACGGCAATTGAATCCTGGCACGAAATGACACGGGTTTTGATTGAAAAGAAAAAGCATACGGGTTAA
- a CDS encoding NAD(P)-dependent alcohol dehydrogenase — translation MKGFAMLRIGEVGWIEKDKPTAGPYDAICRPLAVAPCTSDVHTVWEGSIGERNNMILGHEAIGEVVEVGSEVKYIKPGDRVVVPAITPDWDTLEIQKGFHQHSGGCLAGWKCSNIKDGVFGEFFHVNHADMNLAVLPNDIPLEVAAMMPDMMTTGFHGAELADIQLGDTVAVLGIGPVGLMSVAGAELRGAGRIIVVGNRPVTIEAAKFYGATDVVDYKDGDIVEQIMELTGNKGVDASIIAGGTPSAVADAVKITVPGGTIGNVNYFGEGDTLPIPRLDWGCGMAHKTIRGGLTPGGRLRMEKMIELVKNNRVDPSKLVTHVFNGLEKSEEALMMMKDKPRDLIKPVVII, via the coding sequence GTGAAGGGTTTTGCTATGTTAAGAATCGGTGAAGTTGGCTGGATTGAAAAGGATAAGCCCACAGCAGGTCCATACGACGCAATTTGTCGGCCGCTTGCTGTAGCTCCCTGCACATCAGACGTTCATACCGTTTGGGAAGGATCTATTGGGGAAAGAAACAATATGATTTTAGGACATGAAGCCATAGGAGAAGTAGTTGAGGTAGGAAGTGAAGTAAAATATATTAAGCCCGGTGACCGGGTAGTCGTTCCTGCCATTACTCCTGATTGGGACACCTTAGAAATACAAAAAGGTTTTCACCAGCACTCGGGAGGCTGTCTGGCCGGATGGAAATGCTCAAATATTAAAGACGGCGTATTTGGAGAATTCTTTCATGTAAACCATGCAGACATGAACCTTGCTGTTCTCCCCAATGATATTCCTTTGGAAGTTGCGGCTATGATGCCTGATATGATGACTACAGGCTTTCACGGTGCAGAGCTGGCTGATATTCAACTGGGAGACACCGTAGCTGTTCTGGGTATCGGTCCAGTAGGGTTAATGAGTGTAGCCGGTGCAGAATTAAGAGGTGCCGGAAGAATCATTGTAGTTGGCAACAGGCCTGTTACTATAGAGGCAGCTAAGTTTTATGGTGCTACTGATGTAGTAGATTACAAGGACGGAGATATTGTGGAACAGATTATGGAATTGACAGGTAATAAAGGAGTTGATGCATCCATTATCGCCGGGGGAACTCCCAGTGCTGTGGCTGACGCAGTTAAGATAACAGTTCCCGGAGGAACAATTGGTAACGTTAACTATTTTGGAGAAGGGGATACTCTTCCCATCCCTAGACTTGATTGGGGCTGCGGCATGGCCCACAAGACTATCCGAGGTGGGTTAACTCCCGGTGGACGTTTAAGAATGGAAAAAATGATAGAGCTGGTTAAAAATAACAGAGTAGACCCAAGTAAACTGGTTACCCATGTTTTTAATGGTTTAGAAAAATCAGAAGAAGCTCTGATGATGATGAAAGATAAACCCCGTGACCTAATTAAGCCTGTTGTTATTATCTAA
- a CDS encoding iron-containing alcohol dehydrogenase → MEFIREFRIPEIVFGRLAIQQVGNCARRVGAEKVFLVTDPGIIKAGWIDVAVPQIKQAGIKFEIWHNLTPNPKDYEVEQATIAYKDSKCDSILAIGGGSPMDVAKAVAVMAAHPGTIHDYEGVDKITNPLPPMIMVPTTAGSGADITQFAIIADSRRQIKMSLISKSLIPDISITDPLILTTKDPELTANTGMDALAHAIEAYVSIAANFLTDSYALAAIKLISKYLSKSVSSKTNLKAKDAMAKASLLAAAACSNALIGAVHAMAHQIGGMFDLPHGKVNAVLLPYVMEYNLPACFERFAEIAKALGQPTQNRSLRESALSAVETVRTLAKEVGINQKFSDLGCNLTEDCLDILCREAANDAVLITNPKEAGPDEIRELFLRAI, encoded by the coding sequence TTGGAATTTATACGAGAGTTTAGAATCCCCGAGATTGTTTTTGGAAGATTGGCTATCCAGCAGGTAGGCAACTGCGCCCGGCGGGTAGGGGCTGAAAAAGTATTTCTCGTAACAGATCCTGGAATTATTAAAGCCGGTTGGATAGATGTTGCTGTACCACAAATTAAACAAGCGGGAATAAAATTTGAAATTTGGCACAATCTCACTCCTAATCCTAAAGATTATGAAGTAGAACAGGCTACAATTGCCTACAAGGATTCAAAATGTGATTCTATCTTAGCCATTGGAGGAGGCAGCCCAATGGACGTAGCTAAGGCAGTGGCAGTAATGGCTGCTCACCCGGGAACTATCCATGATTATGAAGGAGTAGACAAAATCACCAACCCCCTTCCTCCCATGATTATGGTTCCCACAACGGCAGGTTCAGGTGCAGACATTACTCAATTTGCTATCATTGCGGACAGCAGGCGCCAGATTAAGATGTCTCTAATAAGCAAATCCCTAATCCCGGATATCTCTATTACCGACCCTCTAATTTTAACCACAAAAGATCCAGAATTAACGGCTAATACAGGAATGGACGCCCTGGCCCACGCTATTGAAGCCTATGTTTCAATAGCCGCAAATTTTTTAACAGACTCATATGCATTAGCCGCTATCAAATTGATTTCAAAATACCTGAGCAAATCAGTTTCCAGTAAAACCAATCTTAAGGCTAAAGATGCCATGGCCAAGGCCAGCCTTCTGGCTGCAGCAGCCTGTTCAAATGCTTTAATCGGAGCAGTGCATGCCATGGCACACCAAATTGGAGGAATGTTTGATCTTCCCCACGGTAAAGTAAACGCTGTACTGCTTCCTTATGTAATGGAATACAATTTACCGGCCTGTTTTGAGCGGTTTGCTGAAATTGCCAAGGCCTTGGGGCAGCCAACTCAAAACCGAAGTCTTAGAGAATCGGCTCTCAGTGCTGTTGAGACTGTAAGGACCCTGGCAAAAGAAGTAGGCATTAATCAGAAGTTTTCTGATTTGGGCTGCAATCTAACAGAAGACTGCCTCGATATATTATGTAGAGAAGCTGCAAATGATGCAGTATTGATTACCAATCCTAAGGAGGCTGGACCTGATGAAATCCGGGAATTGTTCCTCCGGGCTATCTAA
- a CDS encoding GAF domain-containing sensor histidine kinase, with amino-acid sequence MKSGNCSSGLSKPDKNKKQDTGKNENLIPTSFQSDKQLKVLETLRLIKNNQLNVSETLSQTRDNSYQNAAYIKTAALEKLSGVKTSGKTHYSVLKESIAKLEMESIRLKKAIQSLEMMSNNLLMLHKGVEPLIQALGKSLLEVSDAQYIIMMVNHERLISIHVPEPCKEQKILETHFSSWFNKTDREDFLSFLGTHYQNLKDEATLSFLPERYGLTELVAFPMRASGKTVGLILLFFDKRYKHDNACQSILQILGNQAAIALENAKLFEDTLFLKQEAEKHYEAECLQKEHLEQKNRELKNIYDMLSRVREEQTLYRERNRIAADLHDNVLQILFAIGLHFDWCYNQLSPGCSVYNKLQVLDSMVDKASQEIRKVIYEFSSMKTNHTLSKSIIELVQDLNQVGSAQITIDITGIEPTLPMELHNIVYCITQEALVNALKHASATKIDIILIFKKKQLELSIIDNGIGISDNNLNDLYQENKKFGLKNMMQRANYLNGILEIKRVNDWGTKVSVLIPLKGDD; translated from the coding sequence ATGAAATCCGGGAATTGTTCCTCCGGGCTATCTAAACCGGATAAAAACAAAAAACAGGACACCGGTAAAAATGAGAATCTTATCCCCACATCTTTTCAGAGTGATAAACAACTGAAAGTATTAGAGACTCTTCGCCTCATTAAAAACAATCAGCTGAATGTATCGGAAACACTTAGTCAAACCAGGGATAACAGCTACCAGAATGCAGCTTACATAAAAACGGCTGCTCTGGAAAAATTGAGTGGGGTTAAAACTTCTGGAAAAACTCATTACAGCGTGTTAAAAGAAAGTATAGCTAAATTAGAGATGGAAAGCATTCGCTTAAAAAAAGCCATCCAATCCCTGGAAATGATGTCCAACAACCTGCTGATGCTGCATAAGGGGGTTGAACCCCTCATACAGGCTTTGGGAAAATCTCTTCTGGAGGTATCCGATGCACAGTATATAATCATGATGGTAAATCATGAAAGACTCATAAGCATACACGTACCCGAACCTTGCAAAGAACAGAAGATATTAGAAACCCATTTTTCTTCCTGGTTTAATAAAACTGATCGAGAAGATTTTTTAAGCTTTCTGGGCACACATTATCAAAATCTTAAAGATGAAGCAACCTTAAGTTTTTTACCGGAACGCTATGGTTTAACAGAATTAGTAGCCTTTCCCATGAGAGCAAGTGGAAAAACAGTAGGTCTAATTTTATTATTTTTTGATAAACGGTACAAACATGATAATGCCTGCCAGTCCATACTACAAATACTAGGTAATCAGGCTGCCATAGCGTTAGAAAACGCCAAGCTTTTTGAGGACACACTGTTTTTAAAACAAGAAGCAGAAAAACACTATGAGGCAGAATGCCTGCAGAAGGAACATCTGGAGCAAAAAAACCGGGAATTAAAAAATATTTACGATATGCTGTCCCGTGTTCGAGAGGAGCAAACTCTATACAGAGAAAGAAATAGAATTGCCGCAGACCTGCATGATAATGTACTGCAAATTTTATTCGCTATAGGGCTTCACTTTGACTGGTGTTACAACCAGCTTTCTCCCGGATGTTCCGTTTATAATAAGCTTCAAGTTTTAGATTCAATGGTAGATAAAGCGAGCCAGGAAATACGAAAAGTTATTTATGAATTCTCCTCCATGAAAACAAATCATACTTTAAGCAAAAGTATAATAGAACTGGTACAGGACCTGAATCAGGTTGGTTCTGCCCAAATTACTATAGATATTACTGGTATAGAACCTACACTACCGATGGAATTACATAACATAGTATACTGCATAACCCAGGAGGCATTAGTAAATGCTCTAAAGCATGCATCAGCCACTAAGATAGATATTATTTTAATATTTAAAAAGAAACAGTTAGAATTATCAATCATTGATAATGGTATAGGAATTTCTGATAATAACCTGAACGACTTATACCAGGAAAATAAAAAATTTGGACTTAAAAATATGATGCAGCGAGCCAATTATCTAAATGGAATCCTGGAAATAAAAAGGGTAAACGATTGGGGTACAAAAGTATCTGTTTTAATTCCACTTAAAGGGGATGATTAA
- a CDS encoding response regulator — MIKTGNISLIIVDDQEIVREGLKLTLQCEPGFNIIGEAANGNELIKLLENVCPDVILLDDRMPNENGIDICKRLMRRYPDIRIIILTAYAEQEDSIVRAVMAGAKGFLIKNVRIAELKRSIKAVVRGETILDSQVAKHLIEKVKEVPRKDSSTPQLTEQQLNIARLVAKGLTNKEIAANLFLSENTIKFHIQNIMRKMNVHNRVALATQLLSDTED, encoded by the coding sequence ATGATTAAAACGGGAAACATTTCACTGATAATTGTGGATGATCAAGAAATAGTACGGGAAGGACTTAAATTAACTCTGCAGTGTGAACCTGGTTTTAATATCATCGGAGAAGCGGCTAATGGGAATGAACTAATTAAGCTGTTAGAAAATGTATGCCCGGATGTAATTCTTTTAGATGACCGTATGCCCAATGAAAACGGTATCGATATCTGCAAAAGACTAATGAGGCGTTATCCTGATATCCGTATAATTATTTTAACGGCATATGCTGAACAGGAGGATTCTATTGTAAGGGCAGTAATGGCAGGGGCAAAGGGTTTTTTAATTAAAAATGTAAGAATCGCAGAGCTTAAACGTTCAATAAAAGCAGTAGTCAGAGGGGAAACAATATTAGACTCTCAAGTAGCAAAACACTTAATTGAGAAAGTCAAGGAAGTTCCGCGAAAAGATTCCAGTACTCCCCAGTTAACTGAACAGCAGTTAAACATCGCAAGATTAGTAGCAAAGGGTTTGACCAACAAAGAAATAGCTGCTAATCTTTTTTTGAGTGAAAATACCATAAAATTTCACATACAAAATATTATGCGTAAAATGAATGTACATAACCGTGTAGCTTTAGCCACCCAATTGCTATCGGATACAGAAGACTAA
- a CDS encoding UPF0182 family membrane protein, with protein MKRKYVIFIALALLFVFFNVLNRFYLDLLWFQSLDYGSVFTTILFSQIGISVLYFLGIFGVLFLNLMLARNAVLNPSNLMLRHKLFKSQIGNLLVPKTYTLLALGASGLVALLFSAASGEQWMTVLQYVNRTSFDITEPILNRDVGFYMFELPFFLLVKDYLTSLLVLSIITIGGLYLTISMSPEASPTGWWNQLEGKKHLSLLVSFFFLLKAYDYHLKIYEMLFSPRGAAFGAGYTDVTVQIPMLRVLMFISLGLALFLIFKSFKPSTRSLPMAAGALIIASLLLGSIYPAAIQNFRVEPNELTMEMPYLEHNIEFTRKAFALDDVRTETYSISTQLDPEILDQNQGTIQNIRLWDYRPIKTTYNQLQGIRPYYKFHDIDIDRYILDGTYRQVMLSARELDQNELSETAKTWVNLRLKYTHGYGFAMSPVNEATSEGLPQFMVRNIPPTTQTDLAIDRPEIYYGEKTDPYVIVNTLTEEFDYPLGTTNAYSMYEEESGVTINSFFRKVLFSLRFNDYRLLLSNDVINDSQVLFDRNINTRVRKIAPFLQYDQDPYLVVSEGRLFWMLDAYTTSSNYPYSEPFGGVNYIRNSVKIVIDAYNGEVDYYIVDDSDPLIQVYKGIFPDLFKPVADMPTGLKNHFRYPEDLFNLQSQVYAQYHMEDVRVFYNKEDEWTIPLENYDGQQIQVEPYYTILQLPGEQEPEFVLMLPYNPIRRDNMVAWMAARCDPEHYGERVVYRFPREQTVLGPRQVEGRIDQDTEISSQLTLWDQRGSRVIRGNLLVLPINNSILYVEPVFLQADQGEQPELVRVIVMHEENLVMEETLKKALNRIFGDAPDTTTEEEEAGTVEELIIRANRLITEAKEALGQSDWTGYGRIQEELESTLKSLAEIVDVPMIEEIIEEEELWEEEMLSPEELDPIE; from the coding sequence ATGAAACGAAAATACGTAATATTTATCGCACTGGCTTTACTTTTCGTGTTTTTTAATGTATTAAACCGCTTTTATCTGGACTTACTCTGGTTTCAAAGCCTGGATTACGGGTCCGTGTTTACCACAATCCTTTTTAGTCAGATAGGAATTAGTGTACTTTATTTTTTAGGAATTTTTGGTGTGTTGTTTCTCAATCTAATGCTGGCCCGAAATGCCGTTCTAAACCCGTCCAACTTGATGCTCCGGCACAAACTTTTCAAAAGTCAAATAGGGAATCTTTTAGTCCCAAAAACTTATACTTTACTGGCTTTGGGAGCCAGCGGACTGGTAGCTCTACTGTTTTCTGCTGCCTCCGGTGAACAATGGATGACCGTGTTACAATATGTTAACCGCACTTCTTTTGATATTACCGAACCTATTTTAAACCGGGATGTAGGTTTTTACATGTTTGAGCTGCCCTTTTTTCTCCTGGTTAAAGACTATCTAACCTCACTGCTGGTTCTGTCCATTATTACCATAGGAGGTCTTTATCTCACCATAAGCATGTCTCCAGAAGCCTCCCCAACCGGCTGGTGGAATCAGTTGGAGGGTAAAAAGCATCTTTCTCTGCTGGTTTCCTTCTTTTTCCTTCTTAAAGCTTATGACTACCACCTAAAAATTTATGAAATGCTGTTTTCTCCTCGAGGAGCTGCCTTTGGTGCCGGTTATACCGATGTGACCGTACAGATCCCGATGCTTAGGGTTTTGATGTTCATATCACTGGGCCTTGCATTATTTCTTATTTTTAAATCTTTCAAGCCTAGTACCCGAAGCCTGCCCATGGCTGCAGGAGCGTTGATTATCGCCTCTCTTTTGCTGGGTTCCATTTATCCAGCGGCTATCCAAAATTTCCGGGTTGAGCCTAACGAACTGACCATGGAAATGCCCTATCTAGAACATAATATTGAATTTACTCGGAAAGCTTTTGCCCTGGACGATGTTAGAACGGAAACATATTCAATTTCAACCCAGCTTGATCCAGAGATACTGGATCAGAACCAGGGGACCATTCAAAACATCCGGCTGTGGGACTACCGACCCATCAAGACCACCTACAACCAGCTTCAGGGGATCAGACCTTATTATAAGTTCCATGACATAGACATCGACCGATATATTCTGGACGGAACCTACCGGCAGGTGATGCTCTCCGCCCGGGAACTTGACCAAAACGAACTATCGGAAACGGCAAAAACTTGGGTTAACTTGAGATTAAAATATACCCATGGTTACGGTTTTGCCATGAGTCCGGTAAACGAAGCTACTTCTGAAGGGCTTCCGCAGTTCATGGTTAGAAATATACCTCCCACTACTCAAACGGATCTGGCAATTGACAGACCGGAAATCTATTATGGGGAGAAAACTGACCCCTATGTAATTGTCAATACCTTAACTGAAGAATTTGACTATCCTTTGGGAACAACTAATGCTTATTCTATGTATGAGGAAGAAAGCGGCGTAACCATCAACTCCTTTTTTAGAAAAGTCCTGTTCTCGCTGCGCTTCAACGATTACCGACTGCTTCTTTCCAACGACGTCATCAACGACAGCCAGGTGCTCTTCGACCGGAATATTAATACCAGAGTCCGAAAAATTGCTCCTTTCCTACAATATGATCAGGATCCTTACCTGGTGGTCAGTGAAGGCAGATTATTCTGGATGCTGGATGCTTATACCACCAGCAGTAATTACCCATACTCGGAACCTTTCGGAGGGGTAAACTATATAAGAAACTCTGTTAAGATAGTTATTGACGCTTACAATGGTGAGGTGGACTATTATATAGTTGACGACTCTGACCCATTAATACAAGTTTACAAGGGCATTTTCCCTGACCTTTTCAAGCCGGTGGCGGATATGCCCACAGGGCTTAAGAATCATTTTCGTTATCCCGAGGATCTTTTCAATCTGCAGAGCCAGGTCTATGCCCAATACCATATGGAAGACGTCAGAGTTTTTTACAATAAAGAGGACGAATGGACCATTCCTTTAGAAAACTATGATGGACAGCAGATACAGGTGGAGCCCTACTACACTATCCTACAGCTCCCCGGAGAACAGGAACCGGAATTCGTGCTGATGCTTCCCTATAATCCCATTCGCAGAGATAACATGGTGGCCTGGATGGCTGCCCGCTGTGACCCGGAACATTATGGAGAAAGAGTAGTCTACCGTTTCCCCCGTGAACAGACCGTCCTGGGACCCCGACAGGTGGAAGGAAGAATCGACCAGGACACGGAAATATCCTCACAGCTAACTCTGTGGGATCAGAGAGGTTCTAGGGTAATTCGGGGCAACCTGCTGGTTCTGCCCATAAACAATTCTATCCTGTATGTGGAACCTGTTTTCCTGCAGGCTGACCAGGGAGAACAGCCGGAGCTGGTCCGGGTTATCGTTATGCACGAAGAAAACTTAGTTATGGAGGAAACTCTCAAGAAAGCTCTAAACCGCATTTTTGGAGATGCTCCCGATACTACGACGGAAGAGGAAGAGGCCGGCACGGTAGAAGAACTAATTATAAGAGCCAATCGACTAATCACCGAAGCAAAAGAAGCCCTGGGCCAGAGCGACTGGACTGGTTACGGAAGAATTCAAGAGGAGCTGGAATCAACACTGAAGAGCCTTGCGGAAATCGTAGATGTGCCTATGATAGAAGAAATTATAGAAGAAGAGGAGCTCTGGGAAGAGGAAATGCTTTCACCGGAGGAATTGGACCCGATAGAATAA
- a CDS encoding Gmad2 immunoglobulin-like domain-containing protein has translation MLRKVLVFSLIMVLIVSLSLLGMGCESNGDGIPDENPIVNGNGSENGNDNEDNNNDHEEPIDSEKLPEEIEDWLNSSLTMNMGQSRVYEDELYILVTYGEKATGGYEVNITDVNITGESVEVSVDFKAPKEGDMVTQVITYPYALEVIEKVNLPVIFILSGDEEYLMILRGVEELKPIVAESPFIKIFEPAPNSTVGDKFSISGIASVYEGNIVYEIIDENGKSLYEHYTTAGMGDWYHFEIDINLPEETSNSFKVEMYSPSAIDGSKTNLVSLPLKISD, from the coding sequence TTGCTTAGAAAAGTTCTAGTGTTTTCATTGATTATGGTTTTAATTGTTTCGTTGTCTTTGCTGGGTATGGGTTGTGAAAGTAATGGGGATGGAATACCAGATGAGAATCCCATAGTAAATGGAAATGGTAGCGAAAACGGAAATGATAATGAAGATAATAATAATGATCATGAAGAACCCATTGATTCTGAAAAGCTGCCGGAAGAGATTGAAGATTGGCTGAACAGTTCTTTAACTATGAACATGGGACAGTCAAGGGTTTATGAAGATGAATTGTATATCCTGGTTACATACGGGGAAAAGGCTACAGGAGGATATGAAGTTAATATTACCGATGTCAATATTACTGGTGAAAGTGTAGAAGTATCAGTAGATTTTAAAGCCCCTAAGGAGGGGGATATGGTTACCCAGGTAATTACTTATCCCTATGCTTTAGAGGTGATTGAAAAGGTTAATTTACCAGTTATTTTTATACTTTCAGGAGATGAGGAATATCTAATGATTCTGAGGGGAGTTGAGGAATTGAAGCCTATTGTGGCAGAATCTCCTTTTATTAAAATATTTGAACCTGCCCCTAACAGTACCGTTGGTGATAAATTTAGCATTTCAGGAATCGCCAGTGTTTACGAGGGGAATATTGTTTACGAAATAATTGATGAAAATGGAAAATCACTGTATGAACATTATACTACTGCCGGGATGGGGGATTGGTATCATTTTGAGATTGATATTAATCTTCCGGAGGAGACTAGCAATAGCTTTAAGGTAGAGATGTACTCTCCCAGTGCTATTGATGGCAGTAAGACTAACCTGGTAAGCCTACCTTTAAAAATTAGCGATTAA
- the lipB gene encoding lipoyl(octanoyl) transferase LipB, producing MLQVIDWGSMEYSRGYEQQQRLVKARSQELIPDTLILVSHPPVFTIGCRGSRKEILASEDVLKGAGISVKKVDRGGAVTYHGPGQLVVYPILDLRSQGRNLHDLIYKYEAAVISTLKCFRISAGRNPEYIGVWVSGHKICAVGIGVKHWISYHGLALNISTNLDHYNYIVPCGITHLGITSMEKVLNKPVQHDEVKKAFVKAFIEEFGY from the coding sequence TTGTTACAAGTCATAGACTGGGGGAGCATGGAATATTCCAGGGGGTATGAGCAGCAGCAAAGATTAGTGAAGGCTCGGTCACAAGAACTTATCCCGGATACGCTGATACTGGTCAGTCATCCTCCTGTATTCACCATAGGTTGCCGGGGAAGCAGAAAGGAAATACTGGCCTCGGAGGACGTGCTGAAAGGGGCAGGAATTTCGGTTAAAAAAGTAGACCGGGGAGGAGCGGTTACTTATCATGGGCCCGGTCAATTGGTGGTATATCCAATTCTTGACTTGCGTAGTCAGGGAAGAAATCTGCACGATTTAATATATAAGTATGAGGCGGCAGTGATTTCCACCCTGAAGTGTTTTCGTATTTCCGCCGGCAGGAACCCTGAATATATTGGTGTATGGGTGTCAGGTCATAAGATATGCGCCGTCGGTATTGGGGTAAAGCATTGGATCAGCTATCATGGATTGGCTTTAAATATTAGTACAAATCTGGACCATTACAATTATATTGTTCCCTGCGGCATTACTCACCTGGGAATCACTTCAATGGAAAAGGTTTTAAACAAGCCCGTACAACATGATGAAGTAAAGAAAGCCTTTGTGAAAGCTTTTATTGAAGAGTTTGGTTATTAG
- the lysS gene encoding lysine--tRNA ligase, with protein sequence MSEETVHELILRRHEKLKELDDRGMDPYGEKYLVTHQAQEILEGFEELEGKEVSLCGRIMTTRGHGKAAFANLQDESGQIQIYARLDDLGEDNYECYGLLDIGDIIGVKGKVFKTRRGEVTVSILEFRLLAKSLRPLPEKWHGLKDVELRYRQRYLDLIVNPQVKKVFIQRSKIIQFIRDFLNREGFLEVETPTMHSITGGASARPFITHHNTLNMNLYLRIATELHLKRLLVGGFDRVYELGRIFRNEGISTKHNPEFTSIEIYQSNADYFDMMKLTESLIAHVAEKIFGTLKITYQGNEMDLTPPWPRMTMLDSIKKYAGFDFDEIKTDEEALKLARQHKMEVFNDTVRGEVINMFFENYVEKHLVQPTFIMDYPLEVSPLAKRKKDEPGFTYRFEAFMAGSEIANAFTELNDPIDQRERFKKQVEKRAAGDEEAHMMDEDFITALEYGMPPAGGLGIGIDRLVMLLTDSPSIRDVLLFPTLRPREDISSP encoded by the coding sequence ATGAGCGAGGAAACTGTTCACGAATTGATATTGAGAAGGCATGAAAAGTTGAAAGAACTTGATGACCGGGGAATGGACCCTTATGGAGAGAAATATTTGGTTACACATCAGGCGCAAGAAATACTGGAGGGTTTTGAGGAGCTGGAGGGAAAAGAGGTAAGCCTTTGTGGCCGGATTATGACCACCAGAGGCCACGGCAAGGCGGCTTTTGCAAACCTTCAGGATGAGAGCGGACAGATACAGATTTATGCCCGTCTGGATGATCTGGGGGAAGATAACTATGAATGTTATGGTCTCCTGGACATTGGTGATATTATCGGTGTGAAGGGCAAGGTATTTAAGACCCGCCGGGGAGAGGTTACAGTTTCTATTCTAGAATTTCGACTGTTGGCCAAATCCTTAAGGCCCCTTCCGGAAAAGTGGCATGGTTTGAAGGATGTGGAACTTAGATATCGGCAGAGGTATCTGGATCTAATTGTGAATCCCCAGGTAAAGAAGGTATTCATTCAGAGGAGCAAAATAATCCAATTCATCCGGGATTTTTTAAACCGGGAGGGTTTCTTGGAAGTAGAAACTCCCACTATGCACAGCATAACCGGTGGAGCCAGTGCCCGGCCTTTTATTACCCACCACAATACGTTGAATATGAACCTGTATTTAAGAATTGCAACAGAGCTTCATCTGAAGAGGCTCCTGGTGGGTGGATTTGACCGGGTTTATGAATTGGGGAGAATATTTAGAAATGAAGGGATTTCTACCAAACATAACCCGGAATTTACCTCCATAGAGATTTATCAGTCCAATGCAGACTATTTCGATATGATGAAGCTTACGGAAAGTCTAATTGCCCATGTGGCGGAAAAGATTTTTGGTACATTGAAGATTACATACCAGGGTAATGAAATGGATTTAACCCCCCCTTGGCCGCGGATGACCATGCTGGATTCTATAAAAAAATATGCAGGTTTTGATTTTGATGAGATTAAAACTGATGAGGAAGCTTTAAAATTGGCCCGGCAGCATAAGATGGAAGTTTTTAATGATACTGTGCGGGGAGAAGTTATAAACATGTTTTTTGAAAATTATGTGGAGAAGCACCTGGTGCAGCCCACGTTTATCATGGATTATCCTTTGGAGGTGTCCCCTCTGGCCAAACGTAAGAAGGATGAACCTGGTTTTACCTATCGTTTTGAGGCATTTATGGCGGGCAGTGAGATTGCCAACGCTTTTACGGAATTGAATGATCCCATTGATCAGAGGGAAAGGTTTAAAAAACAGGTGGAAAAGAGAGCGGCGGGAGACGAAGAAGCTCATATGATGGATGAGGACTTTATTACTGCTCTGGAATATGGCATGCCCCCTGCCGGAGGGTTAGGTATTGGAATCGATCGGCTGGTTATGCTGTTAACTGATTCTCCTTCCATCAGGGACGTGCTGCTTTTCCCAACCCTGCGCCCCCGGGAAGACATCAGCAGCCCCTAA